Proteins encoded in a region of the Pseudomonas shahriarae genome:
- a CDS encoding DmpA family aminopeptidase, producing MRARQLGITLGLGTPGELNAITDVPGIRVGHSTLKEQIDGKQVRTGVTLIQPRAGAARLQPCFAGYHVLNGNGDATGLEWIGEAGLLTTPLAITNTHSIGIVRDTLIALERDSLADPAVYWCMPVVMETYDGLLNDIWGQHIGPEHVLQAMANAESGPVQEGAVGGGTGMICHEFKGGIGSASRKLAAEQGGWTVGVLVQANHGKRQELRVDGYPVGRHLMEIASPFAERGTPGMGSIVVIIATDAPLLPHQCQRLAQRASIGIARTGGGTEDSSGDLFLAFATGNHDLPPADYGRKDLPLSTTLSMVNNDHISPLFSAAAEAVEEAIINAILAGEDMTTADGVLVPGLEGQTLLEALRQTGWRG from the coding sequence ATGCGCGCACGTCAATTGGGCATCACGTTGGGGCTGGGTACGCCCGGCGAATTGAATGCGATTACCGACGTCCCCGGGATTCGGGTCGGCCACAGCACGCTCAAGGAGCAGATCGACGGCAAACAGGTGCGCACCGGGGTCACACTGATCCAGCCGCGGGCTGGTGCAGCCCGGCTGCAGCCGTGTTTTGCCGGGTACCACGTGCTCAACGGCAACGGCGACGCCACCGGCCTTGAGTGGATCGGCGAAGCGGGGCTGCTGACCACGCCCCTGGCGATCACCAACACCCACAGTATCGGCATTGTGCGCGACACCCTGATTGCCCTGGAGCGCGACAGCCTGGCGGACCCGGCGGTGTACTGGTGCATGCCGGTGGTGATGGAAACCTACGACGGCCTGCTCAACGATATCTGGGGCCAGCATATCGGCCCCGAGCATGTGCTGCAGGCCATGGCCAACGCAGAATCCGGCCCGGTACAGGAGGGTGCCGTGGGCGGTGGCACCGGGATGATCTGCCATGAATTCAAGGGCGGTATCGGCAGCGCCTCGCGCAAGCTGGCAGCAGAGCAGGGCGGCTGGACTGTCGGCGTGCTGGTACAGGCCAACCACGGCAAGCGCCAGGAGCTGCGGGTGGATGGCTACCCGGTGGGGCGGCACCTGATGGAAATCGCCTCGCCATTTGCCGAGCGTGGTACGCCGGGCATGGGCTCCATCGTGGTGATTATCGCCACCGATGCGCCGCTGCTGCCGCACCAGTGCCAGCGCCTGGCGCAACGCGCCTCCATCGGCATTGCCCGCACCGGCGGTGGCACCGAGGATTCCAGTGGTGATCTGTTCCTCGCGTTTGCCACCGGCAACCACGACCTGCCGCCGGCGGATTACGGGCGCAAGGACCTGCCCCTGAGCACAACGCTGAGCATGGTCAATAACGATCATATTTCGCCCTTGTTCAGCGCCGCGGCCGAGGCGGTGGAAGAGGCGATCATCAACGCGATACTCGCCGGGGAGGACATGACCACCGCCGATGGCGTGCTGGTACCAGGGCTGGAGGGGCAGACGCTGCTGGAGGCCTTGCGCCAAACAGGGTGGCGTGGCTAG
- a CDS encoding helix-turn-helix transcriptional regulator, translated as MSLFREIGMHAGLGRTVSQIGTERFWKQLVLLLHQNLAFDNALAIFYPLDGPPQALEEYDAQPTSKPASMLVYLNGLYLLDPFFQACREGYACGVYRLEEVAPDHFRQSEYFLNYFHDNVLEDEVQFILQLPGVGTLSLSLGMQRVFTASETGLLTLLAAWVLPLMQQHWQQSTRRAPAGEAMASQIRDALSHFGSGVLSERELEIARLVLRGFSSKAMAERLSISPDTVKVHRRHLYAKLDISSQPELFSLFIQSLGHDLDNP; from the coding sequence ATGAGCCTGTTCAGGGAAATCGGCATGCATGCGGGGCTGGGTCGGACGGTGTCGCAAATTGGCACCGAGCGTTTCTGGAAGCAACTGGTGTTGCTGCTGCACCAGAACCTGGCGTTCGATAACGCCCTGGCAATCTTCTACCCGCTGGATGGCCCGCCCCAGGCGCTGGAGGAGTACGACGCGCAGCCCACCAGCAAGCCGGCGTCGATGCTGGTGTACCTCAATGGTTTGTACTTGCTCGACCCGTTCTTCCAGGCCTGCCGCGAAGGCTATGCCTGCGGCGTGTATCGCCTGGAAGAGGTGGCGCCGGACCATTTCCGCCAGAGCGAGTACTTCCTCAATTACTTTCACGACAATGTGCTGGAGGATGAGGTGCAGTTCATCCTGCAACTGCCGGGGGTGGGCACCTTGTCGTTGTCCCTGGGGATGCAGCGGGTGTTTACCGCGTCTGAAACCGGGCTGCTGACCCTGCTGGCGGCGTGGGTGCTGCCACTGATGCAGCAGCACTGGCAGCAGAGCACCCGGCGCGCACCGGCCGGCGAGGCCATGGCCAGCCAGATTCGCGATGCGTTGAGCCATTTTGGCAGTGGGGTGTTGTCCGAGCGCGAACTGGAAATCGCCCGCCTGGTATTGCGCGGGTTCTCATCCAAGGCCATGGCCGAACGCCTGAGCATCTCGCCGGACACGGTCAAGGTGCATCGCCGGCACCTGTACGCCAAGCTGGATATCTCGTCGCAGCCGGAGTTGTTTTCGTTGTTTATCCAGTCGTTGGGGCATGACCTGGATAACCCATAG
- a CDS encoding serralysin family metalloprotease: MSKVKDKAIVSAAQASSAYSQVDSFSHLYDRGGNLTVNGKPSFSVDQAADHLLRENAAYRDVDGNGRIDLTYTFLTSASSATMNKHGISGFSQFSNLQKGQAVLAMQSWADVANVTFTEKASGGDFHMTFGNYSAGQDGAAAFAYLPGTNEKYHTSGTDGTSWYLINNSYTANINPGLNNYGRQTLTHEIGHTLGLDHPGDYNAGTGNPSYKDADYGQDTRGYSVMSYWGENNTNQNFTKGGVEAYASGPLIDDIAAIQKLYGANYNTRAGDTTYGFNSNTGRDHLSATSNADKLVFSVWDGGGNDTLDFSGFTQNQKINLNATSFSDVGGLVGNVSIAQGVTVENAFGGSGNDLLIGNAVANTLKGGAGNDLIYGGGGADKLWGGAGSDTFVFGASSDSKPGAADQILDFTSGSDKIDLTGITNGSGLHFVNAFTGAIGDAVLTYASGTNLGTLAVDFSGHGVADFLVTTVGQAMYSDIVA; this comes from the coding sequence ATGTCGAAAGTAAAAGACAAAGCTATTGTCTCGGCAGCTCAAGCAAGTAGTGCCTATTCACAAGTCGATAGCTTTAGCCATTTGTATGACCGTGGCGGCAATCTCACGGTCAATGGCAAACCCTCGTTCTCTGTCGACCAGGCAGCCGACCATTTGCTGCGCGAAAACGCGGCATACCGGGACGTTGACGGTAACGGCAGGATCGACTTGACCTACACCTTCCTGACCTCGGCTTCCTCGGCGACCATGAACAAGCATGGTATCTCCGGGTTCAGCCAGTTCAGCAACCTGCAAAAAGGCCAAGCCGTACTGGCCATGCAATCCTGGGCCGATGTGGCCAATGTCACCTTCACCGAGAAAGCCTCGGGCGGCGACTTCCACATGACCTTCGGCAACTACAGCGCAGGCCAGGACGGCGCCGCAGCGTTTGCCTACCTGCCTGGCACCAATGAGAAGTACCACACGAGTGGCACGGATGGCACCTCGTGGTACCTGATCAACAACAGCTACACCGCCAACATCAACCCTGGCCTGAACAACTACGGGCGTCAGACCCTGACCCACGAGATCGGCCATACCCTGGGCCTGGATCACCCTGGCGACTACAACGCCGGGACCGGCAACCCGTCTTACAAAGACGCGGACTACGGCCAGGACACCCGTGGCTACAGCGTCATGAGCTACTGGGGCGAAAACAACACCAACCAGAACTTCACCAAAGGCGGGGTCGAGGCCTATGCGTCCGGCCCGCTGATCGACGATATTGCGGCGATCCAGAAGCTCTACGGTGCCAACTACAACACCCGTGCCGGTGACACCACCTACGGTTTCAACTCCAACACCGGGCGCGATCACCTCAGCGCCACGTCCAACGCCGACAAGCTGGTGTTCTCGGTATGGGACGGTGGCGGCAACGACACCCTGGACTTCTCCGGCTTTACCCAGAACCAGAAAATCAACCTCAACGCGACTTCGTTCTCCGACGTGGGTGGCCTGGTGGGTAACGTGTCGATCGCCCAGGGCGTGACCGTGGAAAACGCCTTTGGTGGCTCGGGCAACGACCTGCTGATCGGCAACGCCGTGGCCAACACCCTCAAGGGTGGCGCCGGCAATGACCTGATCTACGGCGGTGGCGGTGCCGACAAACTTTGGGGCGGCGCGGGTTCGGACACCTTTGTGTTCGGTGCCAGCTCTGACTCCAAGCCGGGTGCGGCGGATCAGATTCTTGATTTCACCTCGGGTTCGGACAAGATCGACCTGACCGGCATCACCAACGGCAGCGGCCTGCATTTCGTCAACGCCTTTACTGGCGCTATCGGTGATGCCGTGCTGACTTATGCCTCGGGTACCAACCTGGGTACCTTGGCGGTGGACTTCTCCGGGCACGGCGTGGCGGATTTCCTCGTCACCACCGTAGGCCAGGCGATGTATAGCGACATCGTGGCTTGA
- a CDS encoding cupin domain-containing protein translates to MSITQFKDTLNRHLPDSNPVAVPLGTPVAVASTLSVERNDGVETGIWECTPGRWRRQIVAQEFCHFIQGRCTFTPDDGETLHIEAGDALMLPANSTGIWDIQETVRKTYVLIL, encoded by the coding sequence ATGAGCATTACCCAATTCAAAGACACCCTTAACCGCCACTTGCCGGACTCAAACCCGGTCGCCGTGCCCCTGGGCACTCCGGTTGCCGTGGCCTCCACCCTCAGCGTAGAGCGCAACGACGGCGTCGAAACCGGTATCTGGGAATGCACCCCCGGCCGCTGGCGGCGCCAGATCGTGGCCCAGGAGTTCTGTCACTTTATCCAGGGCCGCTGCACCTTCACCCCCGATGACGGCGAAACCCTGCATATCGAAGCCGGCGATGCACTGATGTTGCCGGCCAACAGCACGGGCATCTGGGATATCCAGGAGACCGTGCGCAAGACCTATGTGTTGATCCTCTAA
- a CDS encoding APC family permease, with product MSATPAPDGVLKPTLSVFDVVAITVSAVTPASSVFVIAPFAIQQAGSGVFLAFVMAGLLALMFAFCYAELGRAHNSAGGEYVYAKRVFGGMAGYATFLTVLVMLLFIPPVLATGAATYLNNALGTKFDSQTVALVIVVCSYALGILNIKLNAWITGTCLLLEVAALLVIVFIGFGNPVQPASVLFQPQIVENGVLHLAPWALVIGAVGIGLFSFNGYGPAVLLAEDMKCGGKGVHKAVLWSLGLVVVIELVPITALLIGAPSLSEMISSPDPIGYLLTSHGNETLSRLVSAGIFLSVFNAIVAIVIQIGRVVFSSGRDALWTPTINKLFTRIHPRWDSPWLATLFLAIPSALLSFSSNLADLTSFSVLLIMLVYLIVALSALMSRVLLRDREHPYRMPLWPVPALLAVAGAGYLLFTLFSAASMRDIMIIIGLLALSVILYCISGRSSPAFQKL from the coding sequence ATGAGCGCAACCCCCGCACCCGACGGCGTGCTGAAACCTACCTTGAGTGTGTTCGATGTGGTGGCCATTACCGTTTCGGCGGTCACCCCGGCCAGTTCCGTATTTGTTATTGCACCGTTCGCGATCCAGCAAGCGGGCAGCGGGGTGTTCCTGGCATTTGTGATGGCTGGGCTACTGGCGCTGATGTTCGCCTTTTGCTACGCGGAACTGGGGCGTGCCCATAACAGTGCCGGTGGCGAATACGTGTACGCCAAGCGCGTGTTTGGCGGCATGGCCGGCTACGCGACGTTCCTCACGGTGCTGGTGATGCTGCTGTTTATCCCGCCGGTCCTGGCCACCGGCGCCGCGACCTACCTCAATAACGCCCTGGGCACGAAATTCGATTCACAAACCGTGGCCCTGGTGATTGTGGTGTGCAGTTACGCCCTGGGCATTCTCAATATCAAGCTCAACGCCTGGATCACCGGCACTTGCCTGCTGTTGGAAGTGGCGGCGTTGCTGGTGATTGTGTTTATCGGCTTTGGCAATCCGGTGCAGCCGGCCAGTGTGCTGTTCCAACCGCAGATCGTCGAAAACGGCGTGCTGCACCTGGCGCCCTGGGCCCTGGTGATCGGCGCGGTGGGCATCGGCCTGTTCTCGTTCAACGGCTACGGCCCGGCGGTGTTGCTGGCCGAAGACATGAAGTGCGGCGGCAAGGGCGTGCACAAGGCGGTGCTGTGGTCCCTGGGCCTGGTGGTGGTGATCGAGTTGGTGCCAATCACCGCGCTGTTGATCGGCGCGCCCTCCCTGAGCGAGATGATCAGCAGCCCGGACCCCATCGGCTACCTGCTGACCAGCCATGGTAATGAAACCCTGTCACGCCTGGTCAGCGCCGGGATCTTCCTCTCGGTGTTCAACGCCATCGTTGCCATCGTGATCCAGATCGGCCGGGTGGTGTTCAGCAGCGGCCGCGATGCGCTGTGGACGCCGACCATCAATAAACTCTTCACCCGCATCCACCCGCGCTGGGATTCGCCATGGCTGGCCACGCTGTTCCTGGCGATCCCATCGGCACTGCTCAGCTTCAGCTCCAACCTGGCAGACCTGACGTCCTTCAGCGTGTTGTTGATCATGCTGGTGTACCTGATCGTCGCCCTGAGCGCGCTGATGAGCCGCGTGCTGTTGCGCGACCGCGAGCACCCGTACCGCATGCCCCTGTGGCCGGTGCCGGCACTGCTGGCCGTGGCGGGCGCGGGTTATCTGTTATTTACCTTGTTTAGCGCGGCGTCCATGCGCGACATCATGATTATCATCGGCCTGCTGGCCTTGTCGGTGATCCTGTACTGCATCAGCGGCCGGTCGAGTCCGGCGTTTCAGAAACTGTAA
- a CDS encoding AprI/Inh family metalloprotease inhibitor → MTNFRNAIAWLILALLVSAGANAMASSLVLPSTTQLAGHWQLRQQEQVCELDLIAEPNSLAGDIECAQQWLGQKPLTWLPTPDGIWLMNTEGTGITHLNRQKEGEYTARSASGVELLLRRTH, encoded by the coding sequence ATGACTAATTTTCGCAACGCAATCGCCTGGTTGATCCTGGCATTGCTCGTGTCGGCAGGAGCCAACGCAATGGCAAGCAGTCTTGTTTTACCCAGCACCACGCAATTGGCGGGGCACTGGCAACTGCGCCAGCAGGAGCAGGTGTGCGAGCTGGATCTGATCGCCGAACCCAACAGCCTGGCCGGTGATATTGAGTGCGCGCAACAGTGGCTGGGGCAAAAACCCCTGACTTGGCTGCCCACCCCGGATGGCATTTGGCTGATGAATACCGAGGGCACCGGTATTACCCATTTGAATCGACAGAAAGAAGGCGAATACACCGCGCGTTCTGCTTCTGGAGTAGAGCTGTTACTGCGACGCACACACTAA
- a CDS encoding NAD(P)/FAD-dependent oxidoreductase, translating to MPAWRKISLWMDQLQEPLEARASLGQDLDVDVAIIGAGYTGLWTAYYLKRHAPQLKVVIIEAQTAGFGASGRNGGWLMGNLLGEDRLLAGLPAEQRRASFDLLHGIPDEVGQVLQREGIDCDYRKGGALHCAARYPEQEASLREYLAKLHGQGLTDDDYRWLSPEQLAGQIRIASAYGAVYTPHVATIHPAKLVRGLARVVEAMGVAIYENSPVTHWQSGSLRTEQAQVRASWVVPAVEGYAPTLKPLGRYQLPVQSLIVATEPLPASTWEEIGLNQGQAFGESSRQVTYGQRTADNRLVFGARGGYQFAGKLRHNFDLTDSEVELRRYLFCELFPQLKHVRVTHSWGGNLGMSRRFRPHMLCDQQRGIALSGGYGGEGVGASNLGGRTLADLILGRDTPLVQQPWVLRDGGLSALRGWEPEPCRWLGYNAIIRSFVHEDQTLADPNTAPWRRKLASGIAGFMEGFMH from the coding sequence ATGCCGGCATGGCGCAAGATCAGTTTATGGATGGACCAGCTGCAAGAGCCGCTGGAGGCGCGTGCGTCCCTCGGGCAGGACCTGGATGTCGATGTGGCCATTATTGGCGCCGGCTACACCGGGTTGTGGACCGCCTATTACCTCAAGCGCCACGCGCCGCAGCTCAAGGTGGTGATCATCGAGGCGCAGACCGCCGGTTTTGGCGCTTCCGGGCGCAACGGTGGCTGGCTGATGGGCAATCTGCTGGGCGAAGATCGCTTGCTGGCAGGGCTGCCCGCCGAGCAGCGCCGGGCCTCGTTTGACCTGCTGCACGGCATCCCCGATGAAGTCGGGCAGGTGTTGCAGCGCGAAGGTATCGACTGCGACTACCGCAAAGGCGGGGCGTTGCACTGCGCCGCCCGTTACCCCGAGCAGGAAGCCAGCCTGCGCGAATACCTGGCCAAGCTGCATGGCCAGGGCCTGACCGACGACGACTATCGCTGGCTCAGCCCCGAACAATTGGCCGGGCAGATCCGCATCGCCTCGGCCTATGGTGCGGTCTACACCCCCCACGTCGCGACGATCCACCCGGCCAAGCTGGTGCGCGGGTTGGCGCGGGTGGTCGAGGCCATGGGCGTGGCGATCTACGAGAACAGCCCGGTCACCCACTGGCAGTCCGGCAGCCTGCGCACCGAGCAGGCCCAGGTCCGCGCCTCGTGGGTGGTGCCGGCGGTGGAGGGCTATGCGCCGACGCTCAAGCCCCTGGGTCGCTATCAACTGCCGGTGCAGAGCCTGATCGTCGCCACCGAACCCCTGCCGGCCAGTACCTGGGAGGAAATCGGCCTGAATCAAGGCCAGGCCTTCGGTGAAAGCAGCCGCCAGGTCACCTACGGCCAGCGCACCGCCGATAACCGCCTGGTGTTCGGGGCGCGCGGTGGCTATCAGTTTGCCGGCAAGCTGCGCCACAACTTCGACCTCACCGACAGCGAAGTGGAACTGCGCCGCTACCTGTTCTGCGAGCTGTTCCCGCAACTCAAGCATGTGCGGGTCACCCACTCCTGGGGCGGCAACCTCGGCATGTCGCGGCGTTTCCGGCCGCACATGCTGTGCGACCAACAGCGCGGCATCGCCTTGTCCGGCGGGTATGGCGGGGAGGGCGTGGGCGCCAGCAACCTGGGTGGCCGGACCCTGGCCGACCTGATCCTGGGGCGCGACACGCCGCTGGTCCAGCAGCCATGGGTGTTGCGCGACGGCGGCCTGAGTGCCCTCCGGGGCTGGGAGCCGGAGCCGTGCCGCTGGTTGGGCTACAACGCCATCATTCGCAGTTTTGTCCATGAGGACCAGACCCTGGCCGACCCGAACACCGCGCCCTGGCGGCGCAAGCTGGCCAGTGGGATTGCCGGTTTCATGGAAGGTTTCATGCACTAA
- a CDS encoding polyamine ABC transporter substrate-binding protein, whose product MRPIALLPLMLVASLTQAAETVKIYNWSSYIAPDTTKNFQKETGIGFSYDVYDSNETLDGKLMTGNSGYDVVFPSNHFMARQIQGGALKKLDKSQLPNWKNLNPVLLKALQTNDPGNEHGFPYLWGSTGIGYNIDKVKAVLGDDAPVNSWDLIFKPEYMEKLSKCGVAILDNGPELLPIALNYLGLPHHSKNPEDYKKAEALLIKVRPYIAYFHSSKYTGDLANGDICVAVGFSGDVLQAESRAKEAKNGVKIGYNIPKEGAAIWFDMVAMPADAPDEKAGYAFMNYLLRPDVMADITNFVHYANGNSAADSLVDPLIKSDTKVYPSEEMMGKLFALEAMPMKIDRVRTRIWNTIRTGR is encoded by the coding sequence ATGAGACCCATTGCCCTGTTGCCCTTGATGTTGGTGGCGTCCCTGACCCAGGCCGCCGAGACGGTGAAAATCTACAACTGGTCGAGCTACATCGCGCCGGACACCACCAAGAACTTCCAGAAGGAAACCGGGATCGGTTTCAGCTACGACGTGTACGACAGCAACGAGACCCTGGACGGCAAGTTGATGACCGGTAACTCGGGCTACGACGTGGTGTTCCCGTCCAACCACTTCATGGCCCGGCAGATCCAGGGCGGGGCCCTGAAAAAGCTCGACAAGAGCCAGTTGCCGAACTGGAAAAACCTCAACCCGGTGCTGCTCAAGGCCCTGCAAACCAACGACCCGGGCAATGAACACGGCTTCCCGTACCTGTGGGGCAGCACCGGCATCGGCTACAACATCGACAAGGTCAAGGCAGTGCTGGGCGACGACGCGCCGGTCAACTCCTGGGACTTGATCTTCAAGCCCGAATACATGGAAAAACTCAGTAAATGCGGGGTGGCGATCCTCGACAACGGCCCGGAACTGCTGCCCATTGCCCTGAATTACCTGGGCTTGCCGCACCACAGCAAGAACCCCGAAGACTATAAAAAGGCCGAGGCGCTGTTGATCAAAGTGCGGCCGTACATTGCCTACTTCCACTCCTCGAAATACACCGGCGACCTGGCCAATGGCGACATCTGCGTGGCAGTGGGTTTTTCGGGTGACGTGCTGCAGGCCGAAAGCCGCGCCAAGGAAGCCAAGAATGGCGTGAAGATCGGCTACAACATCCCCAAGGAAGGCGCCGCGATCTGGTTCGACATGGTCGCCATGCCCGCCGATGCCCCGGATGAGAAGGCCGGCTATGCCTTTATGAACTACCTGCTGCGCCCGGACGTGATGGCCGACATCACCAACTTCGTGCACTACGCCAACGGCAACAGCGCCGCCGACAGCCTGGTAGACCCGTTGATCAAGAGCGACACCAAGGTGTACCCGAGCGAGGAAATGATGGGCAAGCTCTTCGCCCTCGAAGCCATGCCGATGAAGATCGACCGTGTTCGCACGCGGATATGGAACACTATCCGTACCGGGCGCTAA